Below is a genomic region from Salvelinus sp. IW2-2015 linkage group LG18, ASM291031v2, whole genome shotgun sequence.
AACATTCTGATAGGTGAGTAGTACAAGTCCCTCCTTCACTGCTGgtagactgactgactgcacaACAACTGAATATGAGAAAGAATGCAACAAGTAAAGTAAAATGTGGAATATATTCTGGTAGACAATTTATTAGATGGACAGCTATTAAAcgacaaaaatgtaaaattagGGTGTTTCAACTTTTTAGTTCAGACAAAAGTTATTTCAGAGAAAGAAGGATACTTCAGACCAAGTCAAATAGCTGATGGAATCAAGGCTACCATTGAGTTATCACTGTAAAAGATAGTTTGAAGTTATAGCTATGGATTTATTTTTAAAGGTGCAGGTATTTTTGACAGGGGTTCCTGTTCCTCTGATGCTATTTTTAACTAGGTTATACTCACGGGGATGTGTGTAATTTGCTAGGGCAAAGGGGACAGATATTGCATATTCATATCAACCAATGACCACAGAGTTTCATCACATCCCCCGACTTCTACATTGCGTTAAACCGGAGGTTCGGAAGCTATAACAGAGGCRACGTTGTTCTCTACAGTTTTCGCCATTCTCTGCAACATGGCCAGCTACGGTCAAAGCGCACCGATCTTGGAGTATTCTGGCGARGCGGGTCAACTAGTCGACGATCCAGAATTCAACCTGTCCGTAGAAAACAGCCAGAGTTTGATCGAAAAGGTGTTGAATGCTATTCCTGAGACGCACACATCGTGCATTCATTCTGAGGTAAGTGGATCGGCCTCGGCTAAGCCCACTAACGTTACTTCTGCCCGTGGCAGGCTGTACCAGACAGTACCGTTCATGTATCTGTGGGGAGAGTGAGCTGTATAGGCCTAATACAATCAGATGTATTATCATTCTCCATATTACATGACATTTATATTTAATAGCATACACAAGCCTTGAATAAGCTATTACCATTCTGGACGATGTTTTTATGTCTATGGTGATCTGTGCGTGCACAAAAAAAATGGCACTTGTAGCCTATATAGGCCTACTATTACGCACAACATGTATACATTTTTGATAGGTGGAATCAGTTATTAAGCATTTAATGGACGTACAATGTTCTAATTCTAAACATTGGTTTTCTAATCATGTCTTTTGGCTCTCAGACCCTGATTCTTAACTCGAGCAGTGAGAACAGGAAACTACAATACCTGGCGATCAACCTTGGCATCCCCTCTGCTCCCACACTCAAAGCCTTGACAGATAACTTTACTTTGGTGAGCATCAGACTCTGCACTACAGCCTCTATGCCTAATTCACGTGAATATGAAGACCAGGTTCAGGATGAAATATGTTACTACCTGGAGCCTATAGTACTATAGTGACGGCCAGRCCTGCCCAGGAACAACTCCAGGCCCGGATTAGAAACTATAAGAAATATGGCATCTGAAAATGATATCAGCCCTAGAAACAAGGCATTGCTTTGACATTTGAGGTCTCTCCATCAGGAGACCTGTCTGAGACGTATGTCAGAGGGACTACAGATGCACCAGGACCTGCTAAGAGCTGTCGTACAACGCCTGGCCAACACAGAGAAAATCACTGCACTACTGACTGATATCAGAGATCTCCGCATCCAGATCAACAGGGTGAGGCTCCCTGTAAAACKACTTATACACCATGCACGCATACACAGTATTATAAAATCCATTGGATTCAAATACTGTTCATACATAAATGCTGATTGATTAGAGTTCTGTGTATCTCCAGATGCTGAAAGTGGTCCAAGTGGCRGAGAGCCCGGTGGCGGTGCAGCCCACAGCCACAAGCCTGGCCTCTCATCTCACTGGGGACTATGAGGTTCAGGTAGCCACACATCTGACTCTGGTGCAGCTCCAAAGCTTTGGCCAGGACATAGTCCGCAGTCTAAGGAACATAGCCCAAGCAAATGGGGAGAGGGATTGATCCAAAACTGACTTGAAATTGCCATGTTTTTATGGTGatctatttttttacatttatttatgatCTATTTATTATTTAGTCTATTTATGATTAGATGTGTATTTATAAAATgcttaaaatataatttaaatgtttttttacacgttgcaattacagtgcatttggaaagtattcagaccccttgactttttccagattttgttacagtacagccttattctaaaatggattaaatcgtttcccccccctcaaatctacacatataatactccataatgacagagcaaaaacaggtttttagaatttttagcaaatgtatattttggagcggcgggtagcctagtggttagagcattgggccagtaaccgaaaggttgctagatcgaatcccagagctataaaaggtaaaaatctgtcattttgcccctaaacaaggcactgttcctaggccatcattgtaaattagaaattGTTCttaaatttatttaactaggcaagtcagttaaaaaaaaataataatacggaaatatcacatttacataagtattcagaccctttactcagtatgttGTTGAATCActgttggcagtgattacagcctagagtcttctggggtatgacactacaagcttggcacacctgtactcccaatcttctctgcagatcctctcaagctctgtcaggttggatggggagcgtcgctgcacagctattttcaggtctccagagatgttcgatcgtgttcaaatccgggctctggctgggccactcaaggtcattcagagacttgtcccgaagccactcctgtgttgtcttggctgtgtgcttagagttgttgtcctgttggaaggtgaaccttctccccagtctgagttcccgagtgctctggagcaggtttttaaataattaatttaaaataattattaagtaatttgctctgttcatcttttccgtgatcctgactagtctcccagtccctgccgctgaaaaacatccccacagcatgatgctgccaccaccatgctgcaccgtagggatagtgccaggtttcctccagacgggacgcttggcattcaggccaaagagttcaatcttggtttcattagatcagagaatcttgtttctcagtcAGAgacctttatgtgccttttggcaaactacacatgggctgtcatgtgccttttactgaggagtggcttccgcctggccactctaccataaaggcctgattggtggagtgctgcagagatggttgtccttctggaaggttctcttatCTCCACAgggaaactctggagctctgtcagagtgaccatcgggttcttggtcacctccttgaccaaggcccttcgcccccgattgctcggtttggccaggcggccagctctaggaagtcttggtggttccaaacttattccatttaagaacgatggaggccactgtgttcttgggaaccttcaatgctgcagacattcacctcaggattcacctgagctcaatttcgagtctcatagcaaagggtttta
It encodes:
- the csf3a gene encoding colony stimulating factor 3 (granulocyte) a; the encoded protein is MASYGQSAPILEYSGEAGQLVDDPEFNLSVENSQSLIEKVLNAIPETHTSCIHSETLILNSSSENRKLQYLAINLGIPSAPTLKALTDNFTLETCLRRMSEGLQMHQDLLRAVVQRLANTEKITALLTDIRDLRIQINRMLKVVQVAESPVAVQPTATSLASHLTGDYEVQVATHLTLVQLQSFGQDIVRSLRNIAQANGERD